In Brachypodium distachyon strain Bd21 chromosome 2, Brachypodium_distachyon_v3.0, whole genome shotgun sequence, one genomic interval encodes:
- the LOC112270974 gene encoding uncharacterized protein LOC112270974, translating to MRLFKIYETVRKLTVNIPECSNQKKAMPPRRRGRGGGRGNNGGGGSDANQPTGSSHGDAEASVSQSSDHDAPAPTMTLSKWLAMRLDTFDGTGTPMEASSWLHTMEKYMGALVMTPQERVVFVDFQLKGLADV from the exons ATGCGGCTTTTCAAAATCTACGAG ACGGTGAGAAAGTTAACGGTGAATATTCCAGAATGCTCCAATCAAAAAAA AGCGATGCCACCGAGGCGTCGTGGTCGTGGTGGAGGTCGTGGAAACAATGGGGGCGGCGGTAGCGACGCAAATCAGCCTACTGGTAGCAGTCACGGAGATGCAGAAGCATCTGTGAGCCAATCTAGTGATCATGATGCCCCTGCTCCAACTATGACGCTCAGCAAGTGGTTGGCCATGCGCTTGGACACTTTTGATGGAACAGGGACACCCATGGAGGCATCAAGTTGGTTGCACACAATGGAGAAGTACATGGGTGCCTTAGTGATGACCCCGCAGGAAAGGGTTGTCTTTGTAGATTTTCAGCTAAAGGGTTTGGCtgatgtgtaa